GGGCCTGGTGGGGGAATCCGGCTCCGGCAAGTCCGTGACAGCCATGACGGCGGCGGGCCTTTTGAACCGGGAGAAGGCGGACGCCTGGGGCCGCGTCCTGTTGGACGGCACCGATCTTTTGACCCTGAATGAACAGCAGATGCGCCGCCTGAGGGGCAGGGAGATCGGCGTGGTCTTTCAGGAACCCCAAAGCTGCATGGACCCGCTGATGAAGGTGGGACCCCAGGTGGAGGAGGCGCTGCGCATCCACACCGACGCCTCTCCCGCCGAGCGGCGCCAGGCGGCCCTTCGCGCCCTGGAGCAGGTGGAGCTTGGCGATGTGGAAACCGTGTACGGCAAGTACCCCCATGAGCTCTCCGGCGGGCAGCTCCAGCGGGCCATGATCGCCGCGGCCATTTTGACCCGGCCCAAGCTGCTGCTGTTGGATGAGCCCACCACGGCCCTGGACGTGACCACCCAGTCCCAGATTCTGGAGCTTTTGAAAAAGCTGAACCGGGAGCAGGGCATCTCCATGCTGTTCATCTCCCACAATCTGCAGGTGGTGCGCAGGCTGTGCTCCCGTGTGGTGGTGATGCAGCGCGGCCATATTGTGGAGGCGGGGGAGACGGAGCGGATTTACGCCAGTCCCCGGGACGCCTATACCCAAAAACTGATCGCCGCTATCCCGAGGCGGGAGAGGAGGGAGCCGTGAACAAGGAATTGGTGCTGAAGGTGGACCATGTGTTCAGCAGCTACCGCCGCCGCGGCTTCTCCCGCAGCCGACAGGAGGTGCTGCGGGACGTGTCGTTTACCGTCAGCCAGGGGGAAATTCTGGGTCTGGTAGGAGAGTCCGGCTCCGGCAAGTCCACGTTGGCCAGGGTGATTTTGGGCCTGGTCCGCCCGGACGCGGGGGAAGTGATCCACTACACCAAGCGGCCCCAGATGATCTTTCAGGACCCCTACAGCTCCCTGAACCCTGCAAGGACGGTGGAGTGGATTCTGGAGGAGCCGCTGCGCATCTATGGCAAGTATGACGCATCGGAGCGGCGCCGCAGGGTGCGGGACATCCTGAACCGGGTGGAGTTGGGAGAGGAGGTGCTGGGGTCCAGCCCCTCCGAGCTCTCCGGAGGCCAGCGCCAGCGGGTGTCCATTGCCGTGGCGCTGATCCAGCGGCCCCGGTTTTTGATTGCCGATGAGCCGGTCTCGGCCCTGGATGTGACCATCCAGGCCCAGATTATAGGGCTGCTGCGGGACCTGCGCCGGGAGCTGAACCTCAGCTTCCTCTTTGTCTCCCACGACCTCAATGTGGTCTACCAGCTGTGCGACAGGGTGCTGGTGATGGAAAACGGCGCCGTTGTGGAGGAGGGCCTGGTGGACGAGCTCTTTGACCACCCGCGGCACCCCTACACGAAACAGCTGCTGGCGGCGGCCCAATAAAAACCCACGAAAAAGGACGGAGCCTGACTCAGGCTCCATCCTTTTTGTCCTTCTGAAAGCTCTTCCAGAGCATATTTGCACCCACATAGAGCAGGAATAGGCCAAAGGGCTTGCGCAGCAGCTCCACATCCACGGCGGTGGCGATCCAGGAGCACGCCAGCGCCGCCGCCACGCCCCAGGGGGCCGCGGCGCGGATGGTGGGCTTATCCAAAAAGTCGTTTTTCCAGTGGGAGTACAGCGCCGCGGCGGCGGTGGGCAGGAAAAACAGGAGGTTGATGCCCTGGGCGGTCTGTTGGGGCACGTCCAAAAAGAGGGTCATCAAAAGCAGCAGCAGCGTGCCGCCGCCGATCCCCCAGGAGGAGACCATCCCCGTGAAGGCGCCGCACAGGGCCGGCAGCACCCACTTCACAGGAGGTAGCGCACGCCGCCGTAGAGCAGGAACAGCCCAAAGGCCCGCCGCAGCCAGATGGTGGGGATTTTCCCGTAAAACCGGCCGCCCACAAAGCCGCCCACCGCCCCGCCCGCCAGATAGGGCAGCGCGGTCAGGAAGGAAAGCCCCCCGCGTAAAAAGTACACGGCCGCCGATACACAGCAGATAGGCAGGATCACCGCCACACAGGTGGCGAAGAGCCGCCGGTCCTTCAGCTGGCCCGACAAGAGAGGTAAAAAGATCATGCCGCCTCCGCCGCCGAAAAGTCCGTTCACCGCCCCCGCGGATGCTCCCGCCAGCCGGGCCTTCCACACATCGCTCAATGCGTTCACCTCCAGACTATGTAGGCGGGGCGAAGAGGTATGTTCTGCGGGAGAAGGCGTGAAAGAAGGGAAGGTCTCTGCTTTCACGCACACTCTCCCGCTGTCGGAAAAGGACAGTTACTTCAGCTTGAAGCTCTTGCAGTCGGTGCACTGGTTCTCAGTGGGGTTGCCCTCGTGGGTGCCCACCATAATGGAATCCAGGCCGCAGTAGTCGGCTTCCTGGCAGTGGTTGGCGCAGTTGTTCACGGTGCACTTGATGCTGGTGTTGGGAGTGCAGGCGCAGCCGCCGTTGGTGCAATCTTTCGTCATGGAAGGTTCCTCCTGAAGAAAATGTTTTGGCTTTCGCCAAAGCATAGTCTGTGCGCAGACGGTCAAAATATGCGCGTCAAAAATCGATTGTCAGGATCGCCGCGCTCATCGTTCCACCGCCAAAAGGCTGTTCAGCTCCGCGCACTCCTCCAAGCTGAGATCAAAAAAGCTGTTGTGGATGGAGAGCGACCGCACCGCCGGATTGTAGAGAAGATACAGCTGATCGCCGTTTTTCAGATGGAGGAGCAGCTGCCGCTGATGGCCGTTCCACAGCTTGTGGGCCCGGTCGTAGATGGTCCAGTCGTTTTTGTCCAGCCCGTCGTAGTGCATGGAATCCCCGTTCAGATAAACCTCCCGGGTGCCGTAGGTCTCATACCATAAATCCGCAAAACGCTGTTCGTGGGCCTCGGCGCCCATGTCCTCCCGTCCGGAAAAGAGGTCCAACAAAAATGAGATGTCCTCCTTGATGGAGAGGACAATCACCGGGAGGTCGCCGCCGGTGGTCACTTCAATGGACTGTACCGAGTCTGGACTGATGCCGTAGGCGTCGAAAATCTCCGTGGAGGACGCGCCGGACTCCGACACGTCGGTTCTCCAGGCAAAGACGAAGTAGCCGTAGCGTCCTTGGGCGATCTCCGCCACGCAGATGCGGTCGTTGTCCGGAAGGGATGCCCAGCGGTAGACGGCCGCGCCCACAAGGGCGGGATCGTCGCTCTGCCCGGCATAGCCGATCCGTTGGCCAAGGTCCGCTTCCGTCGGCGGGAAGCGATGTTCCTCCGCCAGCCCCACGGCGTCCTCAGGCACCAAGCCGAACTCCTTGCGCTGCTCAAAGGTGATGGGAAGGTAGAGCCGGTCGTTCAGGACAAAGCCGTAC
This window of the Dysosmobacter acutus genome carries:
- a CDS encoding ABC transporter ATP-binding protein, which translates into the protein MLKIEDLHVKFHARDRQAVGGISFSIEDGEILGLVGESGSGKSVTAMTAAGLLNREKADAWGRVLLDGTDLLTLNEQQMRRLRGREIGVVFQEPQSCMDPLMKVGPQVEEALRIHTDASPAERRQAALRALEQVELGDVETVYGKYPHELSGGQLQRAMIAAAILTRPKLLLLDEPTTALDVTTQSQILELLKKLNREQGISMLFISHNLQVVRRLCSRVVVMQRGHIVEAGETERIYASPRDAYTQKLIAAIPRRERREP
- a CDS encoding ABC transporter ATP-binding protein — protein: MNKELVLKVDHVFSSYRRRGFSRSRQEVLRDVSFTVSQGEILGLVGESGSGKSTLARVILGLVRPDAGEVIHYTKRPQMIFQDPYSSLNPARTVEWILEEPLRIYGKYDASERRRRVRDILNRVELGEEVLGSSPSELSGGQRQRVSIAVALIQRPRFLIADEPVSALDVTIQAQIIGLLRDLRRELNLSFLFVSHDLNVVYQLCDRVLVMENGAVVEEGLVDELFDHPRHPYTKQLLAAAQ
- a CDS encoding sulfite exporter TauE/SafE family protein yields the protein MKWVLPALCGAFTGMVSSWGIGGGTLLLLLMTLFLDVPQQTAQGINLLFFLPTAAAALYSHWKNDFLDKPTIRAAAPWGVAAALACSWIATAVDVELLRKPFGLFLLYVGANMLWKSFQKDKKDGA
- a CDS encoding TSUP family transporter, whose translation is MNALSDVWKARLAGASAGAVNGLFGGGGGMIFLPLLSGQLKDRRLFATCVAVILPICCVSAAVYFLRGGLSFLTALPYLAGGAVGGFVGGRFYGKIPTIWLRRAFGLFLLYGGVRYLL
- a CDS encoding DUF1540 domain-containing protein translates to MTKDCTNGGCACTPNTSIKCTVNNCANHCQEADYCGLDSIMVGTHEGNPTENQCTDCKSFKLK